The Nanoarchaeota archaeon genome has a segment encoding these proteins:
- the scpB gene encoding SMC-Scp complex subunit ScpB, with the protein MQHLKNLVEAALFIAAKPLTLEELKKVKGIDIVPDEELLGVLKSMEVDYDSHGIKVSEDSGRFELRIKDEFIKHVEHLAPNRDFSRATLQTLSLIAYKSPVKQSEIIEIRGNRAYDHIKDLIEKSFIKSEAHGHTNILSITQKFLDYFSLKNHEEVKSYFAKKIEKEDKKAAKKNEENQPVEENNEEKKNNNSESNEPQKTPESEKFNKEEHMVEEFNKNVAE; encoded by the coding sequence ATGCAGCACTTAAAAAACCTGGTTGAGGCAGCGCTTTTCATAGCGGCAAAGCCCCTGACTCTCGAAGAACTAAAAAAAGTAAAGGGCATTGACATAGTCCCTGACGAAGAGTTGCTTGGCGTCCTAAAATCAATGGAAGTGGATTATGACAGCCACGGAATCAAAGTGTCTGAGGACTCGGGCCGCTTTGAGCTGCGGATAAAAGACGAATTTATAAAGCACGTCGAGCATCTTGCGCCAAACAGGGATTTTTCAAGAGCAACGCTTCAGACACTTTCCCTTATTGCATACAAAAGCCCTGTAAAGCAAAGCGAAATAATCGAAATCAGAGGGAATCGCGCATACGACCATATAAAAGATCTTATTGAAAAAAGCTTCATAAAATCAGAGGCTCACGGACATACAAATATTCTTTCCATAACGCAAAAATTTCTCGATTACTTCAGCCTGAAAAATCACGAAGAAGTGAAGTCTTATTTCGCAAAAAAAATTGAAAAAGAAGATAAGAAAGCCGCGAAAAAAAATGAGGAAAATCAGCCTGTTGAAGAAAACAATGAAGAAAAGAAAAACAATAACTCCGAATCAAATGAACCGCAGAAAACGCCTGAAT